GCATAATCTAGACATATAGTGtggaaaatgcaattttaaaaatgtgtagatGGGTCAGTGTATTAAAGTGTGTATTAATAAAGACATTAAGAATGTAGCTCCTGTGGATTAAAGTGTCTTTTTAAGAGACTGCGACAAGAAGCAATCTTGTCTGAGAAGAAACACAGGAGGTGCACTCACTGTCTGGTTCCAGGTTGATTAGGGGCTTCTCGTCCACTGTGGCAGTGTGATGTGGACGGAGAGTGGTGTGAGCAGCAGCACGGAGCTTGGGGAGAGTGAGGGTCTCCCCATGGGCCTCCTGGCAGTGCTCCTTCAGCCGGCTGATTGTCGTGAAGGAGTGAAGGCAGGACAAGCACCTGTAGGTGTTCTCACCTGGTAGGCAAAGATACCTTGATTAGATGTCTACAAAGATTTGCTTCATTGTTGTAGacatgaaatttaaacaaagtTCTTTAAGAGTTCTCAGATACCTGTACTGTATTGCACAATGTTTATTTTCCCAAATGGTAGCTGCTAccacacaaagaaataagtgCTCATTCACAGTGAAAGTGCTTGCATACATGAATCAATATACGGGGTACctcaaaatatgtaaaacatttgacatttaaaactTACTCTTTCGCCAAATTTCGAAGTTCCCCGATTCCCCtgtcaccacagtaaaatgctcaggaggggtgaACAGCTACTGTTACTTAAACCCTCAGAGAatctttttctacatttcttgAAATACTTGGAGGTTTTGTTCACTTCTTTTGCACTCTGCAGCAGCCAGATGGTTTACTTTTGCTATCTATATCTATTATACCTGCAATACTGTATCATTTACATCAACCTTATACAGCACCACAACTcttgtgagaagagcactctataaaacaAACCCAACTGAATATTAATGGTGAGCATTCTGAACATTTGGCCCAATTCAGTATTTGTCCCCAACCCTTCTGTTTTGTCAACCAAATATGTACCGCCAACAAATTACGTaaggtgcatttttttgtacattaaagtgtgtttacatttttgagACACCCTGTATTTTAATCACAGTGAAACTGTCAGACATATTAATCTTGGCCCTGAAACTTGTTATACACACTAATACATAACTTCTAGTATCTTTagagatcaaaaaaaaaaaactgacagccAGGTCCAAAAAACAAGAATGGCCTTTTCTGTAATTCATATTTCACACTGAAACACTAAAACCAGAAACAATATAGAAATGTTTAGGCTTTTTTTCAGTTCACGGCTTACAGTCAGTACTTCAGTACTAAAGAAGGCCCTCCGTTAAGGTCAAACTAATGTATTTCTAGAAAGTTTCTTGTATTACACAATCAAATGCTAATATATAGAAAAGGCCAGAATGAAGTTCTAAGTGGCCTGCTGCACACACAATATTTGTGTTCAGTCTCAGGAAATCTTCAAAAAACATTATAATCCTAATAGCCGCAGGCTGCTGACCACTGAGCATAACAGAAATAATAAGCCTGAGCCCATAATGTGTAATGGGTCTAGGCCGGAGTTAAGATATCTGTGACATGTATATATGTGAATAAaatccattatttattgctgctttCAAAATGAAGAAGTGAGGCAGAAACCATATCTTGTGTTTCTTCCCTGTAAGTCTAAAAAGTCTTATACTTAGAGAGCCCATGGAAATAGCAGTCATTGTACTGGATCTAACTGCCTGTAGCCATGGGGCAAAGCCCTGCTCTCACCTGCGTGGGCTTTATTTAAGTGACTCTTGAGACGGCTCAGGTAGGTGGATTTACAGCGAAGCAGCTTGTGTTGCCCATGGTTAGACTGAATGTGTCGATACAGGCTGAGGACAGGCACCAGGAACAAGAGAGGAAACATCACCATTAATCATATCCTGCACAGTTTACCTGAATTATCGTTGACCCATCTCTCATAGTTTTGGTTCTGCAGcattaaaacaaactgaacaactACAGCATAAATCATATGTTGCAACTCAGTGCATTAAATTATACAAAGTAATTACAGTCAACAGCAGGTTCCATACTGAGTAACAAACTTAAAAGTGCCCTGAAGAGGTGGCAACCACTTCAGCAAACCTGAAAGCAAAAATGGCAAATACATGATTTTCTGTAGTAAATGagtaattgaatgaatgaatgaagtcaaaaatcaaaaacaaggaaatgaacaaatgcacagCCTGTTTTAGTGCTTTCTTACTTATGCCTGAAGGGTGAGATGAAGTGGCAGTACTGGCAGCTGTATTTGTCCTCACGTCTGCTCAGAGCCACTGCCATGGCAGAGTGACTCCTCTCATGCGAACGCAGGCCCTGCATGGACATTAACACGCGGTCGCAATGGCGGCATGGGTGTCCCCCTGCAGACCTCTGCTTCGCCGCCCCTCCTTCCTTGGATCCTTGCTCTGGTTCTGTCGCTACCGCTGTGGTGGCCGAGGTTGCCTCAGTTGTCACTGGGCTTGGCACCAGAGCCACAGACTCCACCTCTGCCACCTCCACACTGGCCTCTGCCTTGTCAGGGATGGACACTGGAGTTTCCGTCACTTCTTGCtacaaaaaaaggaagaaaaataactgaaattgaACATTTTATGGAACAGAGGTGAAAATCTAAATTGTGTACTGACCTCATGACTGTGCACCTTTTTACATCCTGCAAGCTGAGGCATGCACCACTGGCACTTGTTTTGTTTAGATGCACCTACTAAAGTAACTACAGGTTTAATGTTCTGCCCTTTCAttcagttattcattcagcGTATCACTTGTGTTAGAGCCCAGCCCATTTGGCAAGGCAAAATTATCATACTTGATTGATGTTTTAAAGGTGAAATTTTCCACGATGGACCTCATGCTGAAAATTCCCCAAACCGTTGCATTTGATCACAAAATTTTTAGTGGTGCTGCATTCCTGTATTTAGAGAGCAAAAAAGCATGTGCCCACAGTTGTCTGGCAAAACCTCAGACAGAATCAATCTTCAAAATCTTGGAAGAAACAAATGTGACTGCCATAAGCACAAAAGAACTTCCATCATAGCGCAATAGTCCTTTTTTAATACTTAAATCAAATATCTCGGGAGGCAGAAAATCGACAGGACACATTGATAAAATATCCAAATGGCTTTTTATAGTTTACAAGTAGGACATTTTAAATTTTGCGCTTAGCTGCATgtagatttggagaaaagaagcGGTTCTGATGTGACATTTCCACTGTTACATGGtaccagttttaaaatattaacttgATGAAGACAAAACGTGTGCTCTTGGCTAAATAATTTTACTCTCTGTATATATTTGCCAAAAAAACCTGCTGTCAATATAGCGCATAGCTTACTTCCCTTTATTTCATCCACTCTCtactcagaaaaataaaaaaataatcttgtCTCTTTCCAGAAAAGGTGTTGGCTAGCTGTATAGCATATCAAAATGTTTGCCCAAGCCAGAAGTACTCAATTTGCCTTCCTCTTCAGTGGAACACTAAATCCCCTGGCTTGCTTCTCTCCACCAGACCACTGGCCCCAGAACAGACAGGTTGAAATGTTTCAACTGCACACTGCACAGGAACTACAGCTTTTTTCTCTCCAAATGGATTGTTGCTCTTTTCCTGCTTCTTATTCTACTCCTGAGAACAGTTCCAGTTGAAAAGCTCCACATAAATTTACAAGCAGCCACATGACCCCAGAGAAGATAATCACCTGCTAAAGGCCACATGGAAGACCCAGAGACCACCCGAGCCCCTCACTACTATGAGTAGCTAACTACCTGAGAACTCCAGAGACACTTACTATAGTAAGAATATTTGAAGAAAACCTATACAGAATATAGGCTCTATTTAATGGAGATACTATCTGTGATGcatctttaatgtaaaaaatataaaacggCTTCAGCAGTTGTACTAGAATTACAAAATACTAGTCCTTTCCATTCCATTATTTTGGCTATAATGGCTTTCAGTTCCATGCATGACAAACAATGTTTACAATCAGTATTGAGAAGAGAGTTAGAAAAAATTGACACGGCTGTTCAATTATTAAAGTCACTTCCAGAAGAATACCTAagatttaaacaaaacattgtaaTAATCAGTAAAGCTGTTAGCATGTCCTTTGCTGTCGATTTTGATACCCTTACAGAAGTTCACGTGGAAGTCCTGTAGCTGACGCACCTTCACATGCCCTGCCTTTGCTTCTCCATACTGGACATGTTTTCTTAGATGGTTACAGATGGCCCTGAGGGTTGGGTGGACTTCGACGCAGAAGTTGCACCTGTATCCTACTGGTGCCTTGGTGGTATGGTTTTCAAGCTGCAGGGCAGAAAGTCAAAAACTGACTAGTGATAGCAATTTTGATTCAAAACACAGTTGAACAAATAGTGAAGACGTCTCCTTCTGAAGTCTGACCTGCCGAAACACTCCCATATATCACCCCTCCTAGTTGCTCTACATTGGCTTCCTagagctgcctggatcaaattctaGCTAGTTACGTCTACAAAATCATCAatgatctgctccccgatatctacaagacGTGATCACTTGcaacactccaaccagactgcagAAGACTGCAGACTGCACAAAAagtctaaaatcaaaagcacaaaggtttttggttctggctctgatgtggtggaatgacccccctctcagaattgctgaatctctctctgtatttaagaagggtctcaaaactcaccccttccagactcacttaCCCCTCATCTTGCACGTCTatgataatttaatttaataatggaaaagtctttatgtagctactcatgtgatgtccACTGGTTCATAgcatggaatgtgacaaattgagtGTACTCAAatcaaatctctccttctgttcatgtaatgcactATCTGCATTGCtctctgagatgcacatcacttcggagaaaagcatcgacAAATTGAATGAATTTAAGAGGACTTTAAAACTACACAATGGAAACTGACCTTGGACAACTACGATTCTATGTTCAAGTGACTAAAATtatcttgattttcttttttgtaatatgAAGCTTTTGGATATTCTAAGTTTGACATATATAATCtcaaaatttaacattaatagTGACATACTAAGAAACTTACAGACAACACAGTGTGAGAATTTTTAGCTAATTTCCCACCTTTTCTGGTTTGCTATTTAGTTGTTCAGTCCCCTTGTGCTTGCCAAGCTGTTTCCTCCTCTCCTGACGCTCTGCCTTCTTCTGGAAATCCTCGTTGTGATTAGTTAAGTGAGCACTGAGTTCTTGCAGGCCCAGGAACTTGAGGTCACAGCGGGTACACTGGTAGCATTCACTGCTGTCTCCTGCAATGCCCGTAAGTGTAGAAAAGTCTCGTTTGAGGTCCTTGCTGTGGTGGTCAGTGTAGTGCATGCAGAGTAGCTCAGCCGTGTTGAAGGACAGCTTGAAACATTTGCTGCATTTAAATGGCAGCCACTTTAAATCATCCTTCTGCTCTACCAAAGAGGGCTCCTCCATATGCTCATCTACTGCTTCAGAGATGTTGTCAGACTCCTTGGCATAGACCACAGTGAAGTAGCGCCCAAGCTTGCTGGAATGCTGCTTCTTGGGAAACACTCCAGGATGACGCTTAATATAATGGGAGACAATACTCTTTCTGCTGAAGGCCTGGAAAGAACACAGAGAGCATTTCCTCCTCTCAACTGCCAGCCTTAGCTCTTCGCTCAACAAAGAACCTTCATTTGAACAGGTCATGGGTACCACCACTTTGTTGGGCTTGTCACTGAAGGTCTTGGATGCTGCCAAGCAGTGAGTGTAGTATGCATCAATGTCATGTCGCTTTTGATAATGAGCTGCCAGGCCTTTACGAATGGGGTTTGTATATGAACAGAGGGAACACTTAAACACATTATTCATACCTTCAGGCTGCGCTCTTACATTGTTGTGTTTTACGCGATAGTGGCGCGCTATGCCTTTCCTTGTGGAGCAGAAGTACCGGCAAAGCTGACATCTGAATAACGAGTGTTTTTCATCTTTCCTGATTTCGTACTGAGAGAAAGTAGGGTCTAAGTCGCTACCCTCCTCTATATCTGCAGAGCTGCCTTCAACTTGTACCTCCTCCAGGCTACCAGACTCAAGGGAATGCTGAAACATGTCTGAAGCTGGCTGATTGTGATACTTCTCATAGTGAACCTTGAGTTTTTCTAACGTCCCATGAGAATATGAGCACATTTTGCACCTATAGGCACCGTAGCCCTGCCTCTGTGATTTGTATTTCTCGTCCCCTTCATTAATGTCCACCATTTCTTCAATGTCATCTGCAAAATCCTCAGCGGTAACTTTAACATGAGGATGTCTCTTCTGGTAATGAGTCAGGACGCCATGAATACGCGAATTTATGTACGGACAGTGCCGACACTTGTAAACAGAACTTGGGTTGATATCAGTTTCTTGTGCAAAATCAGCTGCCTTCACTTTCATGCCAGGATGTTTTTTGCCATAGTGAGTCAAGAGACCATGAAGGCTGTTGTATTCTGATAAACAGACAGTGCATCGATAAGGGTTGTTTGAAATGGAGGTGCTGGCAAAAGAAAGATGAGCTGGTCCCCTGCTATCAGAAGCTTCCTGACCATGCTCACGAGAATGATCGAGAACCCGTCCAGAGATCGGAACATGGACATCATTCAGCTGCAACTGTGTCTTTTCTAACGGCGGGTTACCTTTTATAATATCCAACAGCACTGATTCATCACCTTTTATAGCCCAAGGATGAACCACCTGGTAATGATTGGTGATATCCCAGATAGAACAAGCCTCAAAAGCACAATCCCTGCATCGGTAGTGCTTCAAGTCAGAATTTACGCCTGGCTGTGAACTTGATGAGTCAGGCCCTGCCCATAACTTGGTGGCCATGTGTGTGTAGTCAACATTGTGCTCAGGGTGACGCCTTTGGTAATGCATGAGTAGCCCATTTGGTTCAGCATGGGAATAAATGCACCACTCACAGTGATACCCAGCCTCTAAGATACCATCTTGATAAGCCCAACGTAAAATAGTCATGGCTGTAGCCTTAACTGTGGGATGCTCTTTCTTCAAGTGCTTCTTCAAAGCATACACATACGGTGATGTGTAAGAACAGTGTCTGCATTTCAAGGCCCGAAGTGGCCTAGTTGTCTCTGTATTGGTTGTGGAAGCAGGACTGGATATTTTGCTAGACTGAGCCCTTTCTCGCTGACAGCGGACTGCAGCAGTGTGCCTGCGGACGGAATCAGCATTTGTCCTCACATCTCTGTGTTTCTTCTGATAATGAATCAGCACTCCCTTGACTGTTCGATTTCCATAGTCACAATGCTGGCAGAAAAACATTTCTACCTCTCCTTTTTCACTACTGGTTCTGGGTTGGGAAGCACAAGACAAGGCTGTCCCATTGCTGCTGAATGGTCTCAAGAACTGTCTTGGAGGCACTATCTGTAATTCTTCCATTAACTTCATTAAGCCAGGGGTAGGAGCAGCTTGCTTGATATATTTAGCATTAACCTTTATTTCTGGATGTCTCTTTTGATAATGGACAAGCACACCTACAACAGACCGGTTGCTATACACACAATGCTTGCAGTAAAAAAGGTCTTCATCCCTTCCCATATGAAAGGCAGTGGATGTGTTCAGAGGGCTAGGTGTGGTCAAATCAGGAGTAGCACTATTTGAAGCAtaagatctatcaacagacacaACTCTCATAGTCTTCTGGATGCGAAAGTATGATGCTTTCTGCTCTGGATGCTTTTTCTGGTAGTGGACCAGGACAGAGTGCATGTTTGGACTAGCAAAGGAACAGATATCACAGTCATAGACCACTATGTTGTTAACAGTAGTTTCTTTCATAAAATCTGTCTCTGTGCAGTAGTCCTGggttctcacattttttttgccaggGCTGAAACATGCAGATGATTTTGATCCAGCTGAGGAATTAGTGAAGCTCTTGGGACCAGAGTTTAAAATTTCTCTCAGCGTCTGGGATTCAGCAGACTCTTTGCAACGTGGTTCTATTACATAACTAGAAAATATcatggcattatttattttcacagtcGGATGCATTCTTTGGTAATGTGGCATCAAACTTCGTACATTTGGACTCGTGTAAAAGCAAAATCGACACTTGTACACCAAATCAGGTTGGTTAAAATTCAACACGTTGATGGCTTCAGGGTGATGCTCTGAGTAGTGCTGATTAAGGTCATCAAACGTTGTATACTCCACATAGCACTCCAGGCACCGGAAGACAGCACTCTGATCTTCTGGGTCTAATATGtatctgaaattaaatttaatataagGATGCATTCTCTGATAATGAGTACTGACACTACGAGCAGACTTATTATGGTAATCACAGTGTTTGCAGTAAAACAGTGTCTCAGGGTCAACACTGTAAACAGCACTATTCTGGAAGGCCTCTCCGCTGTCTTGATCTGTTTGATCAAGTAGGCTTTCGGTCCCCACAGACACtgcatgttcattttcattgtcttCATCTGAGAGTGTGAAAGGGAGCAGCCTGTCATTAGAATTCGGTTTCTGCCGAATAGAGGGCTTTTGTCTTCCCACAACTTCCTCTTCCTGATTATCCTCCATTTTTCTTGGGTACATGGAGTGCTGCCGATAGAACCTGCGCTTTTTCGTATGTTGCCTCTCCTGAGAGTCTTCTCTGTCCTCAATTTCAAACACAACATtctcctcatcatcatccatTTCCTCAACATTAATGACTGAATCCTCCTGCTGTGTACTTTGGCTAATTTTACTCTGTAGATTCTTTGCAATTTCATCTATTCTGGTTCTCTTTTTGACTGGCGAGAGATCAAGAGGGGTGTCATTAATGGACTTCCTTGCAGTTTtgacaaaatgcttttttgatGAATAGCCAAGAATTGAAGTTTGGGTCTTCTGCACAAAGTTTGAAGGGCTATAAGTTTCACATTCTGAATCGTGTAGCTCATTGGATGAAATCTCAACACTATCTGGTTGCATGCTGTCACAGAAAGAATGCTTGTGTTGTTGATGAACACGCAGTCCTTTCAAGGTGGCGGTAGTGAAACTGCAGATTGAGCAGTGATGAAGAGTTTGAGAGTCAGCCTCAACAGTTACCTCTGCTATCTTACtagacattttaaaagtgaCATTGCCTCCATTCATTGGTTCATCATTAATAGCCTGGCCTTTGTCCATGTTCTCCCATGCAGAGGATGTTCCCACATGACTCTGCTTATGAGCATCTAGTTTAAGTGAATTAGTGCATATGAAAGGACATTTGCCACATTTGTAAACACTTGTCTTTCCAGAGCAATGGAAATTTTCAATGTGACGAGAGATGCTTTGATGATGCGTAgtcaaaaaaggacaaaatggGCATTTGAACCTGTTCATGTGCCTCTTGAACAATATTCCTTTTGTTTCAAGCATTTTGTGATCCTCCTCAGATAGTAGCTGTTTTTcacctgaaaaaagaaatgcatcagtGGCATCATCCATTTCTTCTGTCTCACCCTCAGAGCTACTTCTTGAATCATCTATCATACTGCTTGTCTCAAAGTCCACTCCTGAATTTGACATATCAGACAGGAATGTTGATCTGTCAGATAGAATTGAggctcctgtgttgctgggtgtcTTTTTAATTTGTGAATATTCACAAGAAAAACTTTCCATTTTCTCAGCAGGTGGCCGAACCACCGAACTTACTGAGGATTCTGCAAGGGTAAAAGAGTTAGCTGAAGAGCAGTCATTGCCATTCACGGGGTTGGGTGTCATGAGAGAACTGGATATGTTTCTCGGTGAAGGAGGCGAGGCAGATTTATAAGAATCCGTAATACCATCTCCTTCTTGTTCCTGCTGAAGTGAAGAAATTACCTTAACCATATTGCGGTGTTTCTTCATCATGTGGTCACACCAGCGCTCTCGTCTTAGAGTCTGGTATCCACACCATTCACAGGTGAAATTCCCCCTAGATTTAGTAAGGGGTTTGACCATAGACTCCAACACACTACGCTGTACCACCTCCTCAGGCAGTTCTGCACATGGTTCCTGGTTAGAAAATGCAATAGAGGAAGAGTCTGTGCCTGTTTCTGCACAGTCCAAAAGACTATATTTGTGATACATCTTCTGGTGTTTCAGAATACGGGCCCGTCGTGGCGATTTGTATGTGCAGTACTGGCATGAGAATACCTTCCCAAAACCATCATGGCTGACAATGCTGTAGCTAGTTTTCTTGAAAGTTTGAGCAGATGACAAACTCCCATCATTGACAGAAGATCCTGCCACAAATGCATGTACTTTCCTGGTGTGATCATTAAGGAGGGATTTTGATCTGAAGTAACGGACACAGAATTTGCACTGAAAAAACTGACTTGTAGGCTTTGAGGATTGGTTCAGCAAGTTGTTGCATGTAATTTGAGTTGAACTGGTAAAAGATCCAGGTGCCAAGTCCAAAGAATGGCTCTCTGCAACACAAAGCCATAGACCACAGTCAATGCCTTGCACAGCAACTCAAGCAAGTTTTAGCAGCACACCAAAGTCAGACAGCTTAAAAATGGGGGAAGTTGTAGATGTGCAAATGAACTTTATTGCACCTTGCACTTTTCACCATTTTTGGTAAGGGGGGGGTTGACATTGACTTTTGAAACAAATACTAATCTGAGAAAGTcatatttttcagtatatttcCTCACCTAACTCCATTTAAGTATTATACAACATCAGTGGAAAAATCTGTTCAACCTGTACAATAAGAACCTCCATGTGCTTATAAAACATTAAGCAATTTTAgcccagtttaaaaaaaaaaaaaaaaaaaaaattacacctcAGTTGCTTTTAATGAAAGCTAGTGAAGACTGATGTCAAACTTGCTATTGTCTCCATACTTCTGGAAAGTTTCTCAGTGTTAAGGAGAAGTAAAGAATGGGTGAAATGGAACAATAAAGGGATTAtgcttatatacagtatattacgtTTTGTTTCCATTACCTTTTGAATGGGTGTATTtgcaatttaacatttaaataaatttaatgaaatacatttactaTGCATTTTACCCATTCCTGAGCAATATCAACCCTCCGATCCACAGATAATACCGGCTTGCTCGTCGTCCTCGCCTTGGTCTCCCAAACGAAGTGAGTTGGACCCAGACTGCTCTGGGCTTCTGTCTCCAACTGCTGTAGGTTGCAGGAAGGCTGTGTGAACATCCTGGATGTGTGCCTTGAGGTCATCATGGGATTCAGCACGGAAATGACAACCATCGCACTGTAAAACCTCCATCAGTCAGGACTCCCAGAAAACTGTCAGGGACAAAGAGGACCCTGTTACAAAGAGCcccaagaaaaaaatctgaacattttcatGGAGAAATCCCTGCCATCTATCATACAGAGCAATGGTCTAACTCCTGGTGCTGGAGGGTCATACCTGCAGACTTTTGAACCAAGTTCTCAGATACTTTTATAGAGGCTGATAAATTAGGTGAATACTTGCAAAATACCAAATTTtaatactacttacactgaatttacTT
This genomic window from Scleropages formosus chromosome 1, fSclFor1.1, whole genome shotgun sequence contains:
- the LOC108930974 gene encoding zinc finger protein 462-like isoform X3, with product MEVLQCDGCHFRAESHDDLKAHIQDVHTAFLQPTAVGDRSPEQSGSNSLRLGDQGEDDEQAESHSLDLAPGSFTSSTQITCNNLLNQSSKPTSQFFQCKFCVRYFRSKSLLNDHTRKVHAFVAGSSVNDGSLSSAQTFKKTSYSIVSHDGFGKVFSCQYCTYKSPRRARILKHQKMYHKYSLLDCAETGTDSSSIAFSNQEPCAELPEEVVQRSVLESMVKPLTKSRGNFTCEWCGYQTLRRERWCDHMMKKHRNMVKVISSLQQEQEGDGITDSYKSASPPSPRNISSSLMTPNPVNGNDCSSANSFTLAESSVSSVVRPPAEKMESFSCEYSQIKKTPSNTGASILSDRSTFLSDMSNSGVDFETSSMIDDSRSSSEGETEEMDDATDAFLFSGEKQLLSEEDHKMLETKGILFKRHMNRFKCPFCPFLTTHHQSISRHIENFHCSGKTSVYKCGKCPFICTNSLKLDAHKQSHVGTSSAWENMDKGQAINDEPMNGGNVTFKMSSKIAEVTVEADSQTLHHCSICSFTTATLKGLRVHQQHKHSFCDSMQPDSVEISSNELHDSECETYSPSNFVQKTQTSILGYSSKKHFVKTARKSINDTPLDLSPVKKRTRIDEIAKNLQSKISQSTQQEDSVINVEEMDDDEENVVFEIEDREDSQERQHTKKRRFYRQHSMYPRKMEDNQEEEVVGRQKPSIRQKPNSNDRLLPFTLSDEDNENEHAVSVGTESLLDQTDQDSGEAFQNSAVYSVDPETLFYCKHCDYHNKSARSVSTHYQRMHPYIKFNFRYILDPEDQSAVFRCLECYVEYTTFDDLNQHYSEHHPEAINVLNFNQPDLVYKCRFCFYTSPNVRSLMPHYQRMHPTVKINNAMIFSSYVIEPRCKESAESQTLREILNSGPKSFTNSSAGSKSSACFSPGKKNVRTQDYCTETDFMKETTVNNIVVYDCDICSFASPNMHSVLVHYQKKHPEQKASYFRIQKTMRVVSVDRSYASNSATPDLTTPSPLNTSTAFHMGRDEDLFYCKHCVYSNRSVVGVLVHYQKRHPEIKVNAKYIKQAAPTPGLMKLMEELQIVPPRQFLRPFSSNGTALSCASQPRTSSEKGEVEMFFCQHCDYGNRTVKGVLIHYQKKHRDVRTNADSVRRHTAAVRCQRERAQSSKISSPASTTNTETTRPLRALKCRHCSYTSPYVYALKKHLKKEHPTVKATAMTILRWAYQDGILEAGYHCEWCIYSHAEPNGLLMHYQRRHPEHNVDYTHMATKLWAGPDSSSSQPGVNSDLKHYRCRDCAFEACSIWDITNHYQVVHPWAIKGDESVLLDIIKGNPPLEKTQLQLNDVHVPISGRVLDHSREHGQEASDSRGPAHLSFASTSISNNPYRCTVCLSEYNSLHGLLTHYGKKHPGMKVKAADFAQETDINPSSVYKCRHCPYINSRIHGVLTHYQKRHPHVKVTAEDFADDIEEMVDINEGDEKYKSQRQGYGAYRCKMCSYSHGTLEKLKVHYEKYHNQPASDMFQHSLESGSLEEVQVEGSSADIEEGSDLDPTFSQYEIRKDEKHSLFRCQLCRYFCSTRKGIARHYRVKHNNVRAQPEGMNNVFKCSLCSYTNPIRKGLAAHYQKRHDIDAYYTHCLAASKTFSDKPNKVVVPMTCSNEGSLLSEELRLAVERRKCSLCSFQAFSRKSIVSHYIKRHPGVFPKKQHSSKLGRYFTVVYAKESDNISEAVDEHMEEPSLVEQKDDLKWLPFKCSKCFKLSFNTAELLCMHYTDHHSKDLKRDFSTLTGIAGDSSECYQCTRCDLKFLGLQELSAHLTNHNEDFQKKAERQERRKQLGKHKGTEQLNSKPEKLENHTTKAPVGYRCNFCVEVHPTLRAICNHLRKHVQYGEAKAGHVKQEVTETPVSIPDKAEASVEVAEVESVALVPSPVTTEATSATTAVATEPEQGSKEGGAAKQRSAGGHPCRHCDRVLMSMQGLRSHERSHSAMAVALSRREDKYSCQYCHFISPFRHNLYRHIQSNHGQHKLLRCKSTYLSRLKSHLNKAHAGENTYRCLSCLHSFTTISRLKEHCQEAHGETLTLPKLRAAAHTTLRPHHTATVDEKPLINLEPDRTAHAELLDNHQHLSEYQQETHSQGSDSPIVPTDGLLVCELCEFSSDYMEKLCRHYHDHHSDKKLHKCKDCSFFTSYKSTFLVHMKAGHSVSTEEGHKDLRCPLCLYRSKVKSSMIDHIVLHREERMVPLEVCRSKLSRHLQGVVFRCHKCTFTCSSDESLKQHLQKHSELKPYKCQLCFYDSREYEELEAHLRDEHKVICNFELAGQVNLDQLEAMKGKLGSSSSTEEEEEPHEEAEGNQEVEEEKESEPNDTPSSPGSAASTCGERRFPCQFCGRVFTDSTEWERHVLRHGM